The proteins below are encoded in one region of Oryzias melastigma strain HK-1 linkage group LG7, ASM292280v2, whole genome shotgun sequence:
- the clstn1 gene encoding calsyntenin-1 isoform X4 — protein MRFLGNKQLASAVGLVLGLLCAVKAAKVNKHKPWIETTYHGIVTENDDKVLLDPPLIALDKDAPLRYAGEICGFRIHGQNVPFEAVVLDKSTGEGVIRAKDKLDCELQKEHTLTIQAYDCGEGPDGANMKKSHKATVHIQVNDINEYSPVFKEKTYKATVLEGKKYDSILKVEAVDADCSFQFSQICNYEIVTPDVPFTIDKDGFIKNTEKLSYGKEHMYKLTVTAYDCGKNRASEDVLVKISIKPTCKPSWQGFNKRIEYEPGTGSLALFPSMHLETCDEPVSSIRASVELETNHIGKGCDRDTYSEKSLHKLCGASSGTVDLLPAPSSSTNWTIGLPTDNGHDSDQVFEFNGTQAIKVPEGVVSTNLKEPFTISVWMRHGPGAHEKETILCKSDKTDMNRHHYSLYVHNCRLIFLLRQDPSEAETYKPAEFHWKLDQVCDKEWHHYVLNVEFPTASLFVDGTTFEPFLVTEDYPLHATKIETQLTIGACWQGGNARMAQFFRGNLAGLIIRSGKLENKKVIDCLYTCKEGLDVQLPEEVASSVKVEFNPNQSSLTVEGEDIDAFDKVMQHISYLNSRQFPTPGIRHLRVSTTVKCYNEDACVSVPDAEGYVMVLQPEEPKISLSGIDHFARSAAEFESQEGVTLFPELRIVSTITREVEADAEPEAADGADDDPTVQETVVSEEIMHNLDTCEVSVMGEELDGEHESLEVDPSQLQQHALEMSSSNLGLVITGVNTMANYEQVLHLIRYKNWHTEALFDRKFKLVCSELNGRYISNEFKVEVNVIHTAVPVEHANNAMVQPNFINPVHHASVDLSGHNLMNTHQASVVPSAATIVIVVCVSFLVFMIVLGVFRIRAAHQRTMRDQENCKENEMDWDDSALTITVNPMETYEDQHSSEEEEEEEEESEDGEEEDDITSAESETSEDEEGGEPEDQQGASRQQQLEWDDSTLTY, from the exons TTAATAAGCACAAACCGTGGATCGAGACGACGTACCACGGGATCGTGACGGAAAACGATGACAAAGTTCTCCTGGACCCTCCACTCATCGCACTCGACAAGGACGCTCCTTTACGCTATGCAG GTGAGATTTGCGGCTTCAGGATCCACGGGCAGAACGTTCCTTTTGAGGCAGTGGTTCTGGACAAATCCACCGGAGAAGGAGTTATCAGGGCGAAGGACAAGCTGGACTGTGAGCTACAGAAAGAGCACACCTTGACCATCCAAGCCTACGACTGCGGGGAAGGTCCCGATGGGGCTAACATGAAGAAATCCCACAA GGCAACTGTTCACATTCAAGTGAATGACATCAATGAGTATTCGCCCGTGTTCAAGGAGAAGACCTACAAAGCCACCGTTCTCGAGGGGAAGAAATACGACAGCATCTTGAAGGTGGAGGCAGTGGACGCTGACTGCTCATTCCAGTTCAGCCAAATCTGCAATTATGAGATTGTGACGCCCGACGTGCCCTTCACCATCGACAAAGACG GCTTCATCAAGAACACAGAGAAACTGAGCTACGGCAAAGAGCACATGTATAAGTTGACCGTGACCGCCTACGACTGTGGGAAGAACCGGGCCTCCGAGGACGTGCTGGTCAAAATCAGCATCAAGCCCACCTGCAAACCCAGCTGGCAAG gcTTCAATAAGAGGATTGAGTATGAGCCAGGTACAGGTAGTCTGGCcctttttcccagcatgcacttgGAGACTTGTGATGAGCCAGTCTCCTCAATCCGAGCCAGTGTTGAACTGGAAACCAACCACATTGGGAAAGGCTGCGACCGCGACACCTACTCTGAAAAGTCTCTGCACAAGTTGTGCG GGGCTAGTTCTGGTACCGTGGACCTCCTTCCAGCCCCCAGCAGCTCCACCAACTGGACAATAGGGCTGCCCACCGACAATGGCCACGACAGCGACCAGGTGTTTGAGTTCAACGGCACCCAGGCCATCAAGGTTCCTGAAGGTGTCGTGAGCACCAACCTGAAGGAGCCCTTCACCATCTCGGTGTGGATGAGACACGGCCCCGGCGCCCACGAGAAGGAGACCATCCTCTGCAAATCTGACAAAACAG ACATGAACAGACACCATTACTCGCTCTACGTCCACAACTGCAGGCTTATCTTTCTGCTGCGCCAGGACCCCAGCGAGGCAGAGACCTACAAACCAGCCGAGTTTCACTGGAAGCTGGACCAG GTGTGTGACAAAGAATGGCATCACTACGTCCTCAATGTGGAGTTCCCCACCGCCTCTCTGTTTGTGGACGGAACAACCTTCGAGCCCTTCCTCGTCACAGAGGACTACCCGCTGCACGCCACCAAGATCGAAACTCAGCTTACCATTGGGGCCTGCTGGCAAG GTGGAAACGCCCGAATGGCTCAGTTTTTCCGGGGGAACCTGGCCGGGTTGATCATTCGCTCCGGTAAACTGGAGAACAAAAAAGTGATTGACTGCTTGTATACCTGCAAAGAAGGTCTGGATGTGCAGCTGCCGGAGGAGGTGGCGTCGTCTGTCAAG GTTGAGTTCAACCCGAACCAGTCCTCTCTGACTGTGGAAGGTGAAGACATAGACGCCTTTGACAAAGTCATGCAGCATATCTCCTACTTGAACTCCCGTCAGTTCCCGACTCCAGGCATCAGGCACCTTCGAGTCTCCACCACCGTCAA ATGTTACAACGAGGACGCCTGCGTGTCCGTGCCAGATGCTGAAGGTTACGTGATGGTGCTGCAGCCAGAGGAGCCGAAGATCAGCCTGAGTGGTATCGACCACTTCGCCCGCAGCGCCGCCGAGTTCGAGAGTCAAGAAGGCGTGACGCTCTTCCCCGAGCTTCGTATTGTGAGCACCATCACTCGCGAAGTGGAGGCTGACGCTGAGCCCGAAGCTGCAGACGGAGCGGACGATGACCCCACAG TACAAGAGACCGTGGTGTCAGAAGAGATCATGCACAACTTGGACACTTGTGAGGTCTCTGTGATGGGAGAAGAACTGGACGGAGAGCACGAGAGCCTGGAGGTGGATCCATcccagctgcagcagcatgcCTTAGAAATGAGCTCCTCTAACCTGGGCCTCGTCATCACTG gtgtgaacaccatggccAACTATGAGCAGGTCCTGCACCTGATCCGCTACAAGAACTGGCACACCGAAGCTCTGTTCGACAGGAAGTTCAAGCTGGTCTGCTCTGAGCTCAACGGTCGCTATATCAGCAACGAGTTCAAGGTTGAG GTGAATGTGATCCACACAGCCGTTCCCGTGGAGCACGCCAACAACGCCATGGTGCAGCCCAACTTCATCAACCCCGTCCATCATGCCTCCGTGGATCTGTCGGGACACAACCTGATGAACACTCACCAGGCGTCAG TGGTTCCCAGTGCCGCCACCATCGTCATCGTGGTGTGTGTCAGCTTCCTGGTGTTCATGATCGTTCTGGGCGTCTTCCGCATCCGAGCTGCTCATCAACGCACCATGAGAGACCAGGAGAACTGCAAGGAGAATGAGATGGACTGGGACGATTCAGCGCTCACCATCACTGTTAACCCCATGGAG ACCTATGAGGACCAGCACagcagcgaggaggaggaggaagaggaagaggagagtgAGGAcggggaggaggaagatgacATCACGAGCGCTGAGTCAGAGACCAGCGAGGACGAGGAGGGCGGCGAGCCGGAGGACCAGCAGGGAGCgagcagacagcagcagctggagtgGGATGACTCCACCCTCACCTACTG
- the clstn1 gene encoding calsyntenin-1 isoform X3 — translation MRFLGNKQLASAVGLVLGLLCAVKAAKVNKHKPWIETTYHGIVTENDDKVLLDPPLIALDKDAPLRYAESFEVTLTKEGEICGFRIHGQNVPFEAVVLDKSTGEGVIRAKDKLDCELQKEHTLTIQAYDCGEGPDGANMKKSHKATVHIQVNDINEYSPVFKEKTYKATVLEGKKYDSILKVEAVDADCSFQFSQICNYEIVTPDVPFTIDKDGFIKNTEKLSYGKEHMYKLTVTAYDCGKNRASEDVLVKISIKPTCKPSWQGFNKRIEYEPGTGSLALFPSMHLETCDEPVSSIRASVELETNHIGKGCDRDTYSEKSLHKLCGASSGTVDLLPAPSSSTNWTIGLPTDNGHDSDQVFEFNGTQAIKVPEGVVSTNLKEPFTISVWMRHGPGAHEKETILCKSDKTDMNRHHYSLYVHNCRLIFLLRQDPSEAETYKPAEFHWKLDQVCDKEWHHYVLNVEFPTASLFVDGTTFEPFLVTEDYPLHATKIETQLTIGACWQGGNARMAQFFRGNLAGLIIRSGKLENKKVIDCLYTCKEGLDVQLPEEVASSVKVEFNPNQSSLTVEGEDIDAFDKVMQHISYLNSRQFPTPGIRHLRVSTTVKCYNEDACVSVPDAEGYVMVLQPEEPKISLSGIDHFARSAAEFESQEGVTLFPELRIVSTITREVEADAEPEAADGADDDPTVQETVVSEEIMHNLDTCEVSVMGEELDGEHESLEVDPSQLQQHALEMSSSNLGLVITGVNTMANYEQVLHLIRYKNWHTEALFDRKFKLVCSELNGRYISNEFKVEVNVIHTAVPVEHANNAMVQPNFINPVHHASVDLSGHNLMNTHQASVVPSAATIVIVVCVSFLVFMIVLGVFRIRAAHQRTMRDQENCKENEMDWDDSALTITVNPMETYEDQHSSEEEEEEEEESEDGEEEDDITSAESETSEDEEGGEPEDQQGASRQQQLEWDDSTLTY, via the exons TTAATAAGCACAAACCGTGGATCGAGACGACGTACCACGGGATCGTGACGGAAAACGATGACAAAGTTCTCCTGGACCCTCCACTCATCGCACTCGACAAGGACGCTCCTTTACGCTATGCAG AAAGTTTTGAGGTGACCCTCACCAAAGAAG GTGAGATTTGCGGCTTCAGGATCCACGGGCAGAACGTTCCTTTTGAGGCAGTGGTTCTGGACAAATCCACCGGAGAAGGAGTTATCAGGGCGAAGGACAAGCTGGACTGTGAGCTACAGAAAGAGCACACCTTGACCATCCAAGCCTACGACTGCGGGGAAGGTCCCGATGGGGCTAACATGAAGAAATCCCACAA GGCAACTGTTCACATTCAAGTGAATGACATCAATGAGTATTCGCCCGTGTTCAAGGAGAAGACCTACAAAGCCACCGTTCTCGAGGGGAAGAAATACGACAGCATCTTGAAGGTGGAGGCAGTGGACGCTGACTGCTCATTCCAGTTCAGCCAAATCTGCAATTATGAGATTGTGACGCCCGACGTGCCCTTCACCATCGACAAAGACG GCTTCATCAAGAACACAGAGAAACTGAGCTACGGCAAAGAGCACATGTATAAGTTGACCGTGACCGCCTACGACTGTGGGAAGAACCGGGCCTCCGAGGACGTGCTGGTCAAAATCAGCATCAAGCCCACCTGCAAACCCAGCTGGCAAG gcTTCAATAAGAGGATTGAGTATGAGCCAGGTACAGGTAGTCTGGCcctttttcccagcatgcacttgGAGACTTGTGATGAGCCAGTCTCCTCAATCCGAGCCAGTGTTGAACTGGAAACCAACCACATTGGGAAAGGCTGCGACCGCGACACCTACTCTGAAAAGTCTCTGCACAAGTTGTGCG GGGCTAGTTCTGGTACCGTGGACCTCCTTCCAGCCCCCAGCAGCTCCACCAACTGGACAATAGGGCTGCCCACCGACAATGGCCACGACAGCGACCAGGTGTTTGAGTTCAACGGCACCCAGGCCATCAAGGTTCCTGAAGGTGTCGTGAGCACCAACCTGAAGGAGCCCTTCACCATCTCGGTGTGGATGAGACACGGCCCCGGCGCCCACGAGAAGGAGACCATCCTCTGCAAATCTGACAAAACAG ACATGAACAGACACCATTACTCGCTCTACGTCCACAACTGCAGGCTTATCTTTCTGCTGCGCCAGGACCCCAGCGAGGCAGAGACCTACAAACCAGCCGAGTTTCACTGGAAGCTGGACCAG GTGTGTGACAAAGAATGGCATCACTACGTCCTCAATGTGGAGTTCCCCACCGCCTCTCTGTTTGTGGACGGAACAACCTTCGAGCCCTTCCTCGTCACAGAGGACTACCCGCTGCACGCCACCAAGATCGAAACTCAGCTTACCATTGGGGCCTGCTGGCAAG GTGGAAACGCCCGAATGGCTCAGTTTTTCCGGGGGAACCTGGCCGGGTTGATCATTCGCTCCGGTAAACTGGAGAACAAAAAAGTGATTGACTGCTTGTATACCTGCAAAGAAGGTCTGGATGTGCAGCTGCCGGAGGAGGTGGCGTCGTCTGTCAAG GTTGAGTTCAACCCGAACCAGTCCTCTCTGACTGTGGAAGGTGAAGACATAGACGCCTTTGACAAAGTCATGCAGCATATCTCCTACTTGAACTCCCGTCAGTTCCCGACTCCAGGCATCAGGCACCTTCGAGTCTCCACCACCGTCAA ATGTTACAACGAGGACGCCTGCGTGTCCGTGCCAGATGCTGAAGGTTACGTGATGGTGCTGCAGCCAGAGGAGCCGAAGATCAGCCTGAGTGGTATCGACCACTTCGCCCGCAGCGCCGCCGAGTTCGAGAGTCAAGAAGGCGTGACGCTCTTCCCCGAGCTTCGTATTGTGAGCACCATCACTCGCGAAGTGGAGGCTGACGCTGAGCCCGAAGCTGCAGACGGAGCGGACGATGACCCCACAG TACAAGAGACCGTGGTGTCAGAAGAGATCATGCACAACTTGGACACTTGTGAGGTCTCTGTGATGGGAGAAGAACTGGACGGAGAGCACGAGAGCCTGGAGGTGGATCCATcccagctgcagcagcatgcCTTAGAAATGAGCTCCTCTAACCTGGGCCTCGTCATCACTG gtgtgaacaccatggccAACTATGAGCAGGTCCTGCACCTGATCCGCTACAAGAACTGGCACACCGAAGCTCTGTTCGACAGGAAGTTCAAGCTGGTCTGCTCTGAGCTCAACGGTCGCTATATCAGCAACGAGTTCAAGGTTGAG GTGAATGTGATCCACACAGCCGTTCCCGTGGAGCACGCCAACAACGCCATGGTGCAGCCCAACTTCATCAACCCCGTCCATCATGCCTCCGTGGATCTGTCGGGACACAACCTGATGAACACTCACCAGGCGTCAG TGGTTCCCAGTGCCGCCACCATCGTCATCGTGGTGTGTGTCAGCTTCCTGGTGTTCATGATCGTTCTGGGCGTCTTCCGCATCCGAGCTGCTCATCAACGCACCATGAGAGACCAGGAGAACTGCAAGGAGAATGAGATGGACTGGGACGATTCAGCGCTCACCATCACTGTTAACCCCATGGAG ACCTATGAGGACCAGCACagcagcgaggaggaggaggaagaggaagaggagagtgAGGAcggggaggaggaagatgacATCACGAGCGCTGAGTCAGAGACCAGCGAGGACGAGGAGGGCGGCGAGCCGGAGGACCAGCAGGGAGCgagcagacagcagcagctggagtgGGATGACTCCACCCTCACCTACTG
- the clstn1 gene encoding calsyntenin-1 isoform X2 yields the protein MRFLGNKQLASAVGLVLGLLCAVKAAKVNKHKPWIETTYHGIVTENDDKVLLDPPLIALDKDAPLRYAGEICGFRIHGQNVPFEAVVLDKSTGEGVIRAKDKLDCELQKEHTLTIQAYDCGEGPDGANMKKSHKATVHIQVNDINEYSPVFKEKTYKATVLEGKKYDSILKVEAVDADCSFQFSQICNYEIVTPDVPFTIDKDGFIKNTEKLSYGKEHMYKLTVTAYDCGKNRASEDVLVKISIKPTCKPSWQGFNKRIEYEPGTGSLALFPSMHLETCDEPVSSIRASVELETNHIGKGCDRDTYSEKSLHKLCGASSGTVDLLPAPSSSTNWTIGLPTDNGHDSDQVFEFNGTQAIKVPEGVVSTNLKEPFTISVWMRHGPGAHEKETILCKSDKTDMNRHHYSLYVHNCRLIFLLRQDPSEAETYKPAEFHWKLDQVCDKEWHHYVLNVEFPTASLFVDGTTFEPFLVTEDYPLHATKIETQLTIGACWQENSGHDNETETAPEPTSGGNARMAQFFRGNLAGLIIRSGKLENKKVIDCLYTCKEGLDVQLPEEVASSVKVEFNPNQSSLTVEGEDIDAFDKVMQHISYLNSRQFPTPGIRHLRVSTTVKCYNEDACVSVPDAEGYVMVLQPEEPKISLSGIDHFARSAAEFESQEGVTLFPELRIVSTITREVEADAEPEAADGADDDPTVQETVVSEEIMHNLDTCEVSVMGEELDGEHESLEVDPSQLQQHALEMSSSNLGLVITGVNTMANYEQVLHLIRYKNWHTEALFDRKFKLVCSELNGRYISNEFKVEVNVIHTAVPVEHANNAMVQPNFINPVHHASVDLSGHNLMNTHQASVVPSAATIVIVVCVSFLVFMIVLGVFRIRAAHQRTMRDQENCKENEMDWDDSALTITVNPMETYEDQHSSEEEEEEEEESEDGEEEDDITSAESETSEDEEGGEPEDQQGASRQQQLEWDDSTLTY from the exons TTAATAAGCACAAACCGTGGATCGAGACGACGTACCACGGGATCGTGACGGAAAACGATGACAAAGTTCTCCTGGACCCTCCACTCATCGCACTCGACAAGGACGCTCCTTTACGCTATGCAG GTGAGATTTGCGGCTTCAGGATCCACGGGCAGAACGTTCCTTTTGAGGCAGTGGTTCTGGACAAATCCACCGGAGAAGGAGTTATCAGGGCGAAGGACAAGCTGGACTGTGAGCTACAGAAAGAGCACACCTTGACCATCCAAGCCTACGACTGCGGGGAAGGTCCCGATGGGGCTAACATGAAGAAATCCCACAA GGCAACTGTTCACATTCAAGTGAATGACATCAATGAGTATTCGCCCGTGTTCAAGGAGAAGACCTACAAAGCCACCGTTCTCGAGGGGAAGAAATACGACAGCATCTTGAAGGTGGAGGCAGTGGACGCTGACTGCTCATTCCAGTTCAGCCAAATCTGCAATTATGAGATTGTGACGCCCGACGTGCCCTTCACCATCGACAAAGACG GCTTCATCAAGAACACAGAGAAACTGAGCTACGGCAAAGAGCACATGTATAAGTTGACCGTGACCGCCTACGACTGTGGGAAGAACCGGGCCTCCGAGGACGTGCTGGTCAAAATCAGCATCAAGCCCACCTGCAAACCCAGCTGGCAAG gcTTCAATAAGAGGATTGAGTATGAGCCAGGTACAGGTAGTCTGGCcctttttcccagcatgcacttgGAGACTTGTGATGAGCCAGTCTCCTCAATCCGAGCCAGTGTTGAACTGGAAACCAACCACATTGGGAAAGGCTGCGACCGCGACACCTACTCTGAAAAGTCTCTGCACAAGTTGTGCG GGGCTAGTTCTGGTACCGTGGACCTCCTTCCAGCCCCCAGCAGCTCCACCAACTGGACAATAGGGCTGCCCACCGACAATGGCCACGACAGCGACCAGGTGTTTGAGTTCAACGGCACCCAGGCCATCAAGGTTCCTGAAGGTGTCGTGAGCACCAACCTGAAGGAGCCCTTCACCATCTCGGTGTGGATGAGACACGGCCCCGGCGCCCACGAGAAGGAGACCATCCTCTGCAAATCTGACAAAACAG ACATGAACAGACACCATTACTCGCTCTACGTCCACAACTGCAGGCTTATCTTTCTGCTGCGCCAGGACCCCAGCGAGGCAGAGACCTACAAACCAGCCGAGTTTCACTGGAAGCTGGACCAG GTGTGTGACAAAGAATGGCATCACTACGTCCTCAATGTGGAGTTCCCCACCGCCTCTCTGTTTGTGGACGGAACAACCTTCGAGCCCTTCCTCGTCACAGAGGACTACCCGCTGCACGCCACCAAGATCGAAACTCAGCTTACCATTGGGGCCTGCTGGCAAG AGAACTCAGGACATGACAATGAAACTGAGACGGCCCCTGAGCCCACCTCAG GTGGAAACGCCCGAATGGCTCAGTTTTTCCGGGGGAACCTGGCCGGGTTGATCATTCGCTCCGGTAAACTGGAGAACAAAAAAGTGATTGACTGCTTGTATACCTGCAAAGAAGGTCTGGATGTGCAGCTGCCGGAGGAGGTGGCGTCGTCTGTCAAG GTTGAGTTCAACCCGAACCAGTCCTCTCTGACTGTGGAAGGTGAAGACATAGACGCCTTTGACAAAGTCATGCAGCATATCTCCTACTTGAACTCCCGTCAGTTCCCGACTCCAGGCATCAGGCACCTTCGAGTCTCCACCACCGTCAA ATGTTACAACGAGGACGCCTGCGTGTCCGTGCCAGATGCTGAAGGTTACGTGATGGTGCTGCAGCCAGAGGAGCCGAAGATCAGCCTGAGTGGTATCGACCACTTCGCCCGCAGCGCCGCCGAGTTCGAGAGTCAAGAAGGCGTGACGCTCTTCCCCGAGCTTCGTATTGTGAGCACCATCACTCGCGAAGTGGAGGCTGACGCTGAGCCCGAAGCTGCAGACGGAGCGGACGATGACCCCACAG TACAAGAGACCGTGGTGTCAGAAGAGATCATGCACAACTTGGACACTTGTGAGGTCTCTGTGATGGGAGAAGAACTGGACGGAGAGCACGAGAGCCTGGAGGTGGATCCATcccagctgcagcagcatgcCTTAGAAATGAGCTCCTCTAACCTGGGCCTCGTCATCACTG gtgtgaacaccatggccAACTATGAGCAGGTCCTGCACCTGATCCGCTACAAGAACTGGCACACCGAAGCTCTGTTCGACAGGAAGTTCAAGCTGGTCTGCTCTGAGCTCAACGGTCGCTATATCAGCAACGAGTTCAAGGTTGAG GTGAATGTGATCCACACAGCCGTTCCCGTGGAGCACGCCAACAACGCCATGGTGCAGCCCAACTTCATCAACCCCGTCCATCATGCCTCCGTGGATCTGTCGGGACACAACCTGATGAACACTCACCAGGCGTCAG TGGTTCCCAGTGCCGCCACCATCGTCATCGTGGTGTGTGTCAGCTTCCTGGTGTTCATGATCGTTCTGGGCGTCTTCCGCATCCGAGCTGCTCATCAACGCACCATGAGAGACCAGGAGAACTGCAAGGAGAATGAGATGGACTGGGACGATTCAGCGCTCACCATCACTGTTAACCCCATGGAG ACCTATGAGGACCAGCACagcagcgaggaggaggaggaagaggaagaggagagtgAGGAcggggaggaggaagatgacATCACGAGCGCTGAGTCAGAGACCAGCGAGGACGAGGAGGGCGGCGAGCCGGAGGACCAGCAGGGAGCgagcagacagcagcagctggagtgGGATGACTCCACCCTCACCTACTG